CTATTGGGCACATGCAAGGTTAGTAGCAGTCTACTTTTCTAGGATGAGTTATGGAAGAAATAGCAGATTATCCACAGATCTAACCATGCTTGTGCTGTGGTAGAACATTATCAAACCTAGCTGTAAAATCTTAAGATTTATGACCGCATTGTTTAATCTCGCTTGTTGTTGCAGGTGTGTCTTCTTCATACCACTCTGCTGATGAAGGCTGCTTTCACAGACAGCCTGTTCAGCGCAGAGGATGAATCCTTCCTTCTAAAGCGTCTCGTCGGCCTGTCCCAACACCCCCTACTGAGCACGCCTGAGAAGCTCTTCTACATTGACTGCATCCTGCACTTCCCAGAGAACCGACCTATCAGCAGTGGCGACGAGAGCCTGCCCGTGCTCTTGACCCCTCGGCTGGCCGCAGCCCTAGTGCCCACTGTGTTCAATGATAGTGTCAGCATGCTGGCTAGACTGAACCTACTCTCTCTGGTCTACCtggaggaaggagaagaagataAGGAGGGACAGGGGGGGAGAGGCCTGGCCTACCTGTACGATCACCTAACCTCCCTTCTCCGTATCGTGGAGAACCAGGCCAGTAGGGAGATGGTGGTGACCTTCTTCAGggcttccttcctcttcctccttcactTCTGCCACGTGGAGCGCTACTCTGAGGACCTGTCTCAGAGGCTGTGTGACCTGTACCTCAGACGCACTCGGCTGGCCCCTCACCTCATCAACCTGGCTGACCGGACCCAGGACCGGCTGGAGGAGTCAGGCTGGGCTGTGGCACTGCTTAGAGCCCTGCAAAGAACCATCACAGAGGCCCCACTGTCCCAGCTCACCTTGCAAGACCTCCGCTGGCACCTCAGGATCCTGGCCCGTGTGGCAGAGGAAGGGGAAGTCCTCCAGAGGGCCACTCTCAACTTTCTGCTGTGCGTCATCACTTCCTCTTCATCCGCGCTGTGTGTGAGCGGGGACTGGCGTCTGGGGAACAGCGTGCTGGGGGTGTGTCGACGCCTGCTCCTGCACCCCAGCTTAGACTCCCTTCTCACACCGCTGGCTGATCTCCTACAGCACCTTACCTGCCATTATGGTGAAACAGACATCCAGGACCACGCCCGCTTGTACTACACCCTCCTCACCACTCTTTCCCAGGAGAAGCTGGCTGGGGTGTTAGCACAGAGGGGAACAGAAAGGGGGCGGCAGGCCAAAGTGCGCTCGCTGTCTGCCATCATGGGCGAGAACGAGGAACTGACCAGCGGTCTGACCGTGCACCAGACAGAGCGACCGCTGCTGAGGCTGGTCAAACTGGACAAACATGAACCAGATGAATGCAGACCAGAGCATAAACCAGACAGTGAACCAGCCTGTGAGACTGAGAGTTCCCCAGGACAGGGTGGGATAGAGGACTACAGAGCCCAGTTCCAGAGTTCCAGCTTCGCCTCTGAAATCACCCTCCAATACCACCTCACACACACTGGAGTTCACGACCCCCATTTCGACAAGCTCTTCAGCATCCGCTTGCACTTTGATCTCACAGACGGCCACTATGAGGAAGTGAGTGACATCAGCGTGCCTTGCCTGTTCAGGACCAGGAAGCCCCCTACAGTGAGGCTGAGGCTGAAGCCCAAGCAGCCGTACCACACCACCCTGAGAGCTAGCGCCATCTTCACCACGGAGGACGGCCTCTCCTGGCACTCCCCGCTGGCAGACCTACATGTGGCCTTCCCTGAGGTGTTTCTGCCCCTCCTCACACCCCTAGGGTGGGCCAGGGAAAAGAAGCAGAGGGTGTTTGAGGGGATCTGGGGTGAAATATGCTCAGGGCAGTCTGAGGGGGATTTGACCAACACTGCAACTAGCCTGTTCTGTGATCAGTTGGAGGATTCGGCTGTGGGTGAGCTGGTGGAGAAGTACTTTCAGAGATATCTGGTCTCAGACTTGGATAAAGGCAGGTGTAATGTGCTCTTCTTCCTCCCACCCCAGTCTCACGTGCTGCTGAAGGTTATCACAGAGGAGGATGCCGTCCAGGTTCATATTGCTACAGACAACTGGAAGCTTCTGCCTTATATTAACTCTTATCTAGAGGACATTACCAAAGAGATTCACAGCACACAGCAAGTCAATGGTGATGTCTGATTCTGAAAGTGGTGGGCTCCATAAAAGAGATGGCTTGTTTTTATGAAATAATGCCCTTTTAACACTTGTCTGATTTCAGTGCTTCCTTTTGTCTCTGCTTTTGAAATGTTGCGTGATACATTTACTTATGACAATATGTTTCGAAGCTGCACTCAGTAAACTGATAATTTGAATCATGGATTTTTGAAAACATTTTAATTTAACTTGTAAATAAAGTCAATGTGTGACTGACTTCTGCTTGTTAACCTCATGCTTAACACAAACATTCCATACTTAAACATTTTATTACAGCTGTACAATCATTTTGCAGGTCCCAAAAAACAGAAGATTATTATTAGAGATGGTCATTGGAGTGATCTAGCAGAACAAGAATTTTCCATTGTGTGAAAAGGAATATGCTTTAATTTAAGGAAGTAAATCAAATGCATTCCTTGAAAGACCTTTGGTGCAAAACTGGAAAGTATTTTGAACCTTGAATTGGTTCCTAATGCTATTGTACATGGGGTATTTCCCATTTGGGCAGTTTGAAGACTATACTCAACTGTCTTTGACacaacaaaacagttctgtatgacTAAAGTTTCACATTAAAACCCTAATGGGACCAGATTTACTGAGCTTGCCTAAAGGTTTGTGCCAGATGAATAAGAACTAAATGAATTGTTTTACAATACACATTTGCCTCCCAAGTTAGCTTATGTTTCTCAAGCTATTAAATCTGCCCCTGTATGTCCATTAAGACCATTTAATGCCACTCAATGTGGCCTCTTTAAGACAGTCCTGTTCCAGGTTGCAGCTCTACTTTGAGATGTTCTCAAAGTTGGGCTCTAAGCAAGGAGGCAGGGCTGTCTGCTGGCTCAGGATTTTGTCCATGATGGCGATTTCAGCGTCCTTCTTCGCAACGTCATCTATAGGGGTCCAGGACATGTCGTATTGAAGCTTGAACGCACCACAATGCTTGTGAGGGCAGCCGGCACCCCAGTCCTTCAAATGAGAGATGGGTGAGAGGCCATTACGCAATTTCATAAAAGAAGCCAAAAAAGTATAGTGGTGGGTCTGCATAAAAAAGTACTTCCAGCCTTACTCCACTAGGCTTTTCTGAAGAGAGATATTTTAGTGGACCTACACCAGTTATTGAGTAACCAGTAGAGTAAATATTAGCGCCATCTTTTGCTAAAAGGGTTATGGGTTTGGCAGACACCCAATGGGCCATTTCGTTCCTATATTCAAATTAAAGTGGGACTATGTTAATCTTCCTATATCCATTAAATGTTCTGTGTGTGCTACTGTGCTTACACAACCATGCTGTGGCCAATGCATGTGCACAAAAAGACCCAAGTGGTCAGTCAGCACCACCTCTAACCGGCTAAAGAGAACATTATCAACTCCCTTCAGGGTCACATGCAGACTGAGCATCTAAATGTCCAAACTCATATCATTATGCGCCACATGGTGGTAGACGTTCTGTAACAGTTACTCAATCTTTCAGCTGCTGTATGTGCTGGGGGCTTTCCCGGGTGATTGACATTTTAGAAGTGTTGCAGATGGAAATGTGACGTGATCTTTAGGAGTAGAGTAATATCTCAACGCTCCAAAGTATTGTGCCCTGCTGAAAGCCGCCCAGGTGTGATGTACTTACCTGAGGCGAGAGGATAGAGAAGTATTTCTGTCCGGAGGGCCGCTCGTACAGGTAATACATGTTCCCTGGCTTCTTGACTACATTACATGCAGCGTGGTGCAGCTCAGCATCCTTCTTGGCATCCTCTAAAACCTACACCAGAGAACAAAATCATTCAGATCAAACCAACTTGCATCACTAATGCTACTTAATTCTTTCCCTATATCAATTACATAGATTTGTTACATAAAGTCAAATATAAGCCATCACCTTTCTGGCTTGTTCCTGCAGGTATCTAATTTGATCAGCAATGACTGTCAGTCTGTTGCAGGCGTTGGCTCTGACAAAGTCATCTCCCTAGGAACCAAACAAGGTTAATCTCAAACAGAATGTCTTCATCATTATGAAACATTCTTTATGGGGCCACGTCAAACCAAAGTTAAGGTTCAGAATAGCTCAGTTGGCAGGGGAATGCTCCTGGCAACACCAGGGGTTTGtacagtgtcttgcaaaagtattcatccaccttggcgtttttcctattttgttgcattacaacctgtaatttaaattgatttttatgtggatttcatgtaatgaacacacacaatagtccaaattggtgatgtGAAAAAATGAACTTGTTTTTTTAAAGTCAtaggtattcaccccctttgctatgaagcccctaaataagatctggtgcaaccaattaccttcagaagtcacataattagtgaaataaagtccacctgcgtgcaatctaagtgtcatatgatctgtcacatgatctcagtgatctatatatacacacacacacacacctgttctgaaaggccccagagtctgcatcACCACCAAGCTAGCagtaccatgaagaccaaggagctctccaaacaggtcagggacaaagttgtggagaagtacagatcagggatggGTTCTAAAGAAAATAATCTGAAACGTCGAACATACTGCAGAGCAcctttaaatccattattaaaaaagggaaagaacatggcaccacaacaaacctgccaagatagggccgtccaccaaaactcacagcccaggcaaggagggtattaatcagaggaaacaaagagaccaaagacaaccctgaaggagctgcaaagctccacctCAGAGATTGGACTATCTCTCCATAGGACCACTAAGTCGTACACTCCATAGAGCTGGGCTTTACttaagtggccagaaaaaaaagccattgcttaaagaaaaaaataagcaaacatatgGAGCCCAATAAGCAagatgtttggtgtttgccaaagggcatgtgggagactccccaaacatatggaagaaggtactctggtcagatgagacatttgagctttttggccatcaagaaactcagtctggcgcaaacccaacacctcatcacACGAGAATATcataccaaccgtgaagcatggtggtggcagcatcatgctgtggggatgtttttccatcagcacggactgggaaactggtcagaattgaaggaatgatggctgGTGCTAAATACAGAGAAATTGTTGAGGAacacctgtttcagtcttccaaagatttgagactgggacggcggttcaccttccagcaggacaatgaccctaagcatactgctaaagcagcacttgagtggtttaaggggaaacatttaaatgttttggaatggcctagtcaaagcccagacctcaatccaattgagaatctgtgatatgacttaaagattgctgtacaccagcagaacccatccaacttggaGGTGGAGCAGTTTTGCCTCGAAGAataggcaaaaatcccagtggctagatgtgccaagcttagagacataccctaagagacttgcagctgtaaataCTGCAAAAGTTGGCTCTACAAACGtgacttttttttggggggggggggggggggtgtatgcacgctcaagttctgttggTCTTATGTTTGTTTcaccaaaaatattttgcatcttcaaagtgttaggcgtgttgtgtaaatcaaatgatacaaccccctccccccaaaaaaatattttatggcaacaaaataggaaaaatgccaaggggggtgaataccgTCGCAAGCTACTGTACATGAGTCTGCTTACTATGATCATCCTTATCATTATTCCATTAGGATCATTGCAATGCCATTCATTTAATTACCCTCTGTACTTGTGTTGCCAGAGCAACCAGGTCCATGGGGTCTCCCACCCTGTTGGTCTGGTAGGTGCTGACTAGTTCCAGCCCATTGGGGTTGCTGCTGCTCTCCACCAACTGCACTGCAAACACACAGGGACACTTGAAACTTGCATAACACAAACTGAGGAAAGGTGACAAAGCTAGACATTTTTGTGAAGCTTTCTGCTAGTCTAGACTACATGGATTTACTGATTGCAACACCCATTTACGTAGGCCTGTAGTCTTAAATGTCTGTCCTCCCCTCCACCAATAATCTCAGCCAGACTGACTATAATACATAACCTGCTCCACATCTCATGATTTGAGTGACTTGTGCCTTGCTTCCTGACCTGCAAGCAAACACTTTCTGTTCACGTTTAGCAAAAGCCAGCTGCTAAAACGTAGGCAAAATTGCTGACACCGAACCAGGTGTATGACGGTGGAATATCCTATTGTAAAATGTGAAACTGTAATGTAAAAAAAGTTAGTGTTAAATAAAAATTCCCTTTGAATGTGACCAGCTAGAACGAATAGTCGAGCTAAAAGCCTACAAGAGTTCTAAACTACAACAATGAATCAAATGATACTTAAGTTAACATTCCATTCACACCCTATACAGGACATTGATTGAGAACAATTAAAAATTACTATCAATGCTAAACAGCAGGAAGTCTTACCTGTGGTTGTTTTGTCTGGTTGATTCGGGAGGCTAACTGTCCTGTCCATTTTCTTTACTGTAACTAATTTGGTGTACAATGTAGCAAAATGCTCTCAGAAATAACCAGTTGCAACTGGAGCTCAGTAATAGGTTTTGTAACCGCTGTGCTGTGTGAAAGTTTGACTGGCCAGCAGGGGGTTGTTTTAAGGTCTTGCGTCTCCACCTACCTACAATAGTAGGCCATTTAGTTGCCAGTCTGAAAATGATTACAAAACGTTATTTCAGTATAATTGTTGaacaattataataataacaataatttaaATATCACATTAAACGCTAGATATAATTAATTGCCATGCTGGCGGATGTTTATTGTCATTATTGAGTGAAAGGGAGACTTTTATTGTAGGGCTTAGAACACAGGGGAAGGTGTAACTTGTGTAACAAAATTGTTACATACATACGCTATTTTGGAAGGAACGTGGAGAAAGATCTTATGAAATTCAATTGCAGTGAAATATATAATGCGTGAGACCGAAATCCTGCAAAGTAAACAACCAATAAAAAACACAGAATGAGGACCTGACATGAGTGTGGTCAAGACTCATGACTGAGACTGGTTTGGGAACGTGGACTGTTCCCAGACAGGAAAAAAATATTTGCTGTTTATCACTGCAGAGTGCATGCTCTTCTCTCCTAGGTTTCAATGCACATGTAGTAGAAATCTACTTTAAAATGGAAATGTCGAATATTAGGGATGGTACATTCTGACAGGCCTAATTTCTCAGCCTATTGCAAGAAGGCTACATGTAGCCTAACTGAACATATTAGTCATTAGTCATTTTGGGACAATAGGTCGATAGGCTATAAGGGAGCTTTGGCTCTTGACGAGGTTGTGCTAGTTTTTGTTATTTTTCCTTCAAAAAAAGTTTTATATGGCTATACAGACGAGTATGGCACAATATGGGTGTCACCTTATCAACAGAACATTCCAAATGATGCATTTAAACCCATAGGTGTATTGTGACAGATTCGGGTCCAGGTCATGGACACCAACATTTATTTTGGTTGTGGGTAATAACAAGTGTCAAAAGTCTAGGTGAGGTCAGTCACACTGCACAAAAATAGATGGGAGCTGTTGTCGAACCAGCTGTGGGACGACTttttcttgagcagatggtctggccggaacataattatatGAGGGGCCTGCCATATACACATTCACAGTTGTATATGCTCCTCTGGTTGCTTCAGCTTTGTGAAAAGacaatattttatttaactaggcaagtcagttaagaacacattcttatttacaggggcagaatgacagatttatatcttgtcagctcagggattcgatccaccaacctttacaatgctttaaccactaagctacccccCTTGACATCATATGTAATTGACTCTGACCTCCAGAAACTTTGTAACAACATTGAGCTGACTGCAAATGTCCCCTCTCAACCACAAAGCTCTTGATGACCtacaccagggatcatcaactagatccaGCTGTGGGACGACTTTTTCTTGAGGGGATGGTCTGGCCGGAACATgattataaatattatttttttggggggggggggggggggggggggggggtttgagaaCCTTATGTTCTCCAACACTTGTAAGGACTTGCAATTATAAATGTCCAGACATGATTTACAGGTTGagtatcacatttatttattgtaATAATGTGGGATATTTATCATGTGGAATATATTACCTTCAACCTTTATTgaagttgtattgtcaatttggTAATTGGTAGGGTTTGTGATGCATTATGGGTATTGCTACAAGAATCTTGTCATTGCTTTGTTTGTTAGACGAGATGAGACAGATGAACAGGCAATTATTGAGTCTGGGTTTTCATTTGAGTTTATTATTGCCTACTTTTGTTAATTGTCG
This is a stretch of genomic DNA from Oncorhynchus clarkii lewisi isolate Uvic-CL-2024 chromosome 17, UVic_Ocla_1.0, whole genome shotgun sequence. It encodes these proteins:
- the c17h1orf50 gene encoding uncharacterized protein C1orf50 homolog; this translates as MDRTVSLPNQPDKTTTVQLVESSSNPNGLELVSTYQTNRVGDPMDLVALATQVQRGDDFVRANACNRLTVIADQIRYLQEQARKVLEDAKKDAELHHAACNVVKKPGNMYYLYERPSGQKYFSILSPQDWGAGCPHKHCGAFKLQYDMSWTPIDDVAKKDAEIAIMDKILSQQTALPPCLEPNFENISK
- the LOC139371125 gene encoding AP-5 complex subunit beta-1; protein product: MSANWPERISAFLRSPSQFLCSTTSDIFLAEVLHELRDDRASDHIKVLLLSPLLEHPTLLCPSVFVGEETALELMSVFAQCSPKSLPLRCHLLLALTSVLLCSCCVSSHTSASQDFLDLLLQMAQDTNDAQAGAALHPLRTTACDCLRELEACLPGLLSQRLELLSSLRQQENSRLHQAYTGLHALALRNAVYLLTQQKEAGAGDLKAALGSNEGFVWGEGADSAHPNSESHSDLALFSPLTLGTMGKVPSLQTGLDCKELRSLLSSLLEESYLLTSLSQAALLRRLVEVLAMVPAVSPTIFRAQLLRLLGTCKVCLLHTTLLMKAAFTDSLFSAEDESFLLKRLVGLSQHPLLSTPEKLFYIDCILHFPENRPISSGDESLPVLLTPRLAAALVPTVFNDSVSMLARLNLLSLVYLEEGEEDKEGQGGRGLAYLYDHLTSLLRIVENQASREMVVTFFRASFLFLLHFCHVERYSEDLSQRLCDLYLRRTRLAPHLINLADRTQDRLEESGWAVALLRALQRTITEAPLSQLTLQDLRWHLRILARVAEEGEVLQRATLNFLLCVITSSSSALCVSGDWRLGNSVLGVCRRLLLHPSLDSLLTPLADLLQHLTCHYGETDIQDHARLYYTLLTTLSQEKLAGVLAQRGTERGRQAKVRSLSAIMGENEELTSGLTVHQTERPLLRLVKLDKHEPDECRPEHKPDSEPACETESSPGQGGIEDYRAQFQSSSFASEITLQYHLTHTGVHDPHFDKLFSIRLHFDLTDGHYEEVSDISVPCLFRTRKPPTVRLRLKPKQPYHTTLRASAIFTTEDGLSWHSPLADLHVAFPEVFLPLLTPLGWAREKKQRVFEGIWGEICSGQSEGDLTNTATSLFCDQLEDSAVGELVEKYFQRYLVSDLDKGRCNVLFFLPPQSHVLLKVITEEDAVQVHIATDNWKLLPYINSYLEDITKEIHSTQQVNGDV